Proteins encoded together in one Syntrophus gentianae window:
- the ftsH gene encoding ATP-dependent zinc metalloprotease FtsH produces the protein MKLFGKKTQKENNAQPGQKPAESRKESPWTKMPPRKTWIWFILILVANFMLGKFLMPGPEKPHIVPYTLFKDQVGKYNVQAIFSRGDTISGRFKVPITVRYETAKSMMDTLTAPGGGSAKPRQESKTVSDFTTTLPSFVDQGLEAFLVDHAVEISAKPLNEERSTLATILFSFGPGLLFIAFYIWLFQRAAQQGGLGGGGLMGIGKSKARRYDQEEGPKITFNDVAGIDEAENELIEIVDFLKDPSKYTRLGGAAPKGVLLVGPPGTGKTLLAKAVAGEAGVPFFSISASEFVEMIVGVGAARVRDLFSQARDQAPAIIFIDELDAIGRARGQAAIGGASEQEQTLNQILTEMDGFSSRQGIIVLAATNQPDVLDRALLRPGRFDRRVVVNLPDKVGREAILKVHTRGVPLANDANLAELAAETPGFSGADLKNLVNEAALRAARLGQNEVHFEDFMEALEKIILGPERPLLLSPADKERIAYHEGGHAILGLVVPGADPVNRVTIVPRGQALGVTYQRPDSDRYNYPEAYLRARIIGMLGGRAAEEIVYGTKTTGAESDIEQASSLARRMVTRWGMSERLGLVQLAPRENVFLSGMGGYGGEKPFSEETAETIDAEVLRIISESHEEAKRLLSEYRKQLDALAEALVARETLGEKEILEATGLPPAPALETGKLPLPGTDG, from the coding sequence ATGAAATTGTTCGGCAAGAAGACGCAGAAGGAAAACAACGCCCAACCCGGCCAGAAACCAGCCGAATCCAGGAAGGAATCCCCGTGGACCAAGATGCCGCCGCGCAAGACCTGGATATGGTTCATCCTTATTTTAGTCGCAAACTTCATGCTGGGAAAATTTTTAATGCCCGGTCCGGAAAAACCACATATCGTTCCCTATACCCTCTTCAAGGATCAGGTCGGTAAGTACAATGTTCAGGCGATCTTCAGTCGGGGAGATACGATTTCGGGCCGCTTCAAAGTACCGATTACGGTACGGTATGAAACGGCAAAGAGTATGATGGACACGTTGACCGCACCAGGTGGAGGGAGTGCAAAACCGCGGCAGGAATCCAAGACGGTGAGCGACTTTACGACCACTCTGCCTTCCTTTGTCGACCAGGGGTTGGAGGCTTTTCTGGTCGATCACGCCGTCGAGATCAGTGCCAAACCCCTTAACGAAGAGCGCAGCACCCTGGCGACAATCCTTTTCAGCTTTGGGCCGGGTCTGCTTTTCATTGCCTTCTATATCTGGCTCTTTCAGCGTGCGGCCCAGCAAGGCGGCCTGGGAGGAGGGGGGCTGATGGGCATCGGCAAGAGCAAGGCGCGCCGCTACGACCAGGAAGAGGGGCCGAAGATCACCTTCAACGACGTTGCGGGCATTGACGAAGCTGAAAACGAGTTGATCGAGATCGTCGATTTTCTCAAAGACCCATCGAAGTATACCCGTCTGGGGGGAGCGGCCCCGAAAGGCGTCCTGCTGGTGGGCCCTCCGGGTACTGGGAAGACCCTGCTGGCCAAGGCGGTTGCCGGTGAGGCCGGTGTGCCCTTCTTCTCGATCAGCGCGTCGGAATTCGTGGAAATGATCGTCGGGGTGGGCGCGGCGAGGGTGCGAGACCTCTTCAGCCAAGCCCGCGATCAGGCGCCGGCCATCATCTTCATCGATGAACTGGATGCCATCGGCCGCGCCCGTGGACAGGCGGCGATCGGCGGAGCGAGCGAACAGGAGCAGACTCTGAACCAGATCCTCACCGAGATGGACGGCTTTTCCAGCCGGCAGGGAATCATTGTATTGGCGGCAACCAACCAGCCGGACGTGCTCGATCGGGCGCTCCTGCGGCCCGGTCGTTTCGACCGGCGCGTGGTGGTGAACCTTCCGGATAAGGTTGGGCGCGAGGCGATTCTCAAGGTTCACACCCGCGGCGTGCCCCTCGCCAATGACGCGAATCTGGCGGAACTTGCCGCCGAGACGCCGGGATTTTCCGGGGCCGACCTGAAAAACCTGGTCAATGAGGCGGCGCTGCGGGCGGCCCGGCTCGGACAGAACGAAGTCCATTTTGAAGACTTTATGGAAGCCCTGGAGAAGATCATCCTGGGTCCCGAGCGTCCGCTTCTTTTGAGCCCTGCCGACAAGGAACGCATCGCCTACCATGAGGGCGGACATGCCATTCTGGGGCTGGTGGTTCCCGGCGCCGACCCGGTAAACCGGGTCACGATCGTGCCGCGGGGTCAGGCCCTCGGCGTAACCTATCAGCGGCCCGACAGCGATCGCTACAACTATCCGGAAGCCTATCTGCGGGCGAGGATCATTGGAATGCTGGGAGGTCGCGCTGCCGAGGAAATCGTTTACGGGACCAAGACGACCGGCGCTGAAAGCGATATCGAGCAGGCCAGCAGCCTGGCCCGCCGCATGGTGACGCGCTGGGGAATGAGCGAACGGCTCGGTCTGGTGCAGCTCGCGCCCCGGGAGAACGTCTTTTTGAGTGGTATGGGCGGCTATGGAGGTGAGAAACCCTTCAGCGAAGAGACCGCCGAGACCATCGACGCCGAGGTGCTCAGGATTATTTCCGAAAGTCACGAGGAGGCCAAGCGGCTTCTAAGCGAATACCGCAAGCAGCTCGACGCGCTTGCCGAAGCCCTGGTGGCGCGGGAAACCCTCGGCGAGAAGGAAATCCTGGAAGCAACGGGCCTCCCCCCGGCGCCGGCCCTGGAGACTGGCAAGCTGCCCCTTCCCGGTACGGATGGCTGA
- a CDS encoding peptidylprolyl isomerase, producing MADSSTNPTVIFKTSLGTFEVVLYQDKAPITVENFLQYVKDQFFNGTLFHRIIPGFMAQGGGFDKTGQQKPTLPPIKNEAENGLKNDRGTLAMARTMVVDSATSQFFINFVDNAFLNYAGKNNFGYAVFGKVTEGMDVVDSMAKVKTGSRGPFQDWPADDVTIESVTLK from the coding sequence ATGGCAGATTCCAGTACCAACCCCACGGTTATCTTCAAAACCAGCCTGGGCACCTTCGAGGTGGTCCTTTATCAGGACAAGGCCCCCATCACCGTTGAAAATTTCCTCCAGTACGTGAAGGATCAGTTTTTTAACGGAACCCTGTTCCACCGGATTATTCCCGGATTCATGGCCCAGGGCGGCGGATTCGACAAGACAGGCCAGCAGAAACCCACCCTCCCTCCCATCAAGAATGAAGCGGAAAACGGTCTGAAAAATGACCGGGGCACACTGGCCATGGCGCGCACCATGGTCGTTGATTCCGCCACTTCCCAGTTTTTCATCAATTTCGTGGACAATGCCTTCCTGAATTACGCCGGCAAGAACAACTTCGGTTACGCGGTCTTCGGCAAAGTGACGGAGGGGATGGATGTGGTCGACTCCATGGCGAAGGTCAAAACCGGATCCCGGGGACCTTTCCAGGATTGGCCCGCTGATGATGTGACGATTGAATCCGTCACCTTGAAGTAA
- a CDS encoding RNA polymerase sigma factor — MMEVSNSQEDKSAIVEDADLEAVLLCQKGDVEAFGILVERYQKKMLNVAFRMIGDYEESCDVVQESFIAAFRAISKFRREARFSTWLYGIVVNSTRNRLLQLKSKKTRLTSAEFCPDLSPGKTGCGCSCQEVSVPQNSVLEDLERKERDAQVQKCIGLLDEGYREILVLRDIQGLSYDEIVSTLKIPMGTVRSRLFRARNNLKDLLLQRMGDFS, encoded by the coding sequence ATGATGGAAGTCTCGAATTCCCAGGAGGATAAAAGTGCGATTGTCGAGGACGCGGACCTCGAAGCCGTGCTGCTTTGCCAGAAAGGGGATGTCGAGGCTTTCGGAATCCTGGTGGAAAGGTACCAGAAAAAGATGTTGAACGTGGCCTTCCGGATGATCGGCGATTACGAGGAATCCTGTGATGTGGTCCAGGAGTCCTTTATCGCCGCCTTCCGGGCCATCTCAAAATTCCGGAGAGAAGCGCGTTTTTCCACCTGGCTTTACGGGATCGTGGTCAATTCCACCAGGAACCGGCTGCTGCAATTGAAATCGAAAAAGACCCGCTTGACTTCCGCGGAATTCTGCCCGGATCTTTCTCCCGGCAAGACAGGGTGCGGGTGTAGCTGCCAGGAGGTTTCCGTTCCACAGAATTCCGTCCTGGAGGATCTGGAAAGAAAGGAACGGGACGCCCAGGTCCAGAAATGCATCGGGCTGCTCGATGAAGGATACCGGGAAATTCTTGTTCTCCGGGACATTCAGGGGCTCTCCTATGACGAAATCGTTTCAACTCTCAAGATCCCCATGGGAACGGTCCGATCACGTCTTTTCCGGGCGAGAAACAACCTGAAGGACCTTCTGCTTCAGCGAATGGGAGATTTTTCATGA
- a CDS encoding zf-HC2 domain-containing protein, which yields MNCRDIENILPAYLEDLLPPEERKKIREHLASCRQCSKALADLKQMETILSDLEAVSPPPWMKQRIMARVREEAQPEKGFFRRLFSPHFLKIPLSTAALLLISVLAFYVYRGQEPELHKEGIHIALSPPVAEQRIEKQGPSRTAPVPLSSSPNTSSRPVLLREIPSSGKSVPGAASPPASAQPADQAISAQERDLSSGAEGIGTMEKGKRALGNADSSRPQEAIPAKAPFPVPGRNGAAAFREEEKAPERAAPQPPPSVTRTFRMAERTAGSKERKAESVATKAQDQESCRNLQASAIVNLLLEFDAVKINYQTSEGSEILTAELPSRQVRPLLQKLEARGIAGKNVSVSGAETEQEMRKIRIEIPGQP from the coding sequence ATGAATTGCCGGGACATCGAAAACATTCTGCCCGCCTACCTCGAGGATCTTCTCCCGCCGGAAGAAAGAAAGAAAATTCGGGAGCATCTCGCCTCGTGCCGACAGTGCAGCAAGGCCCTGGCAGACCTGAAGCAGATGGAAACGATTCTTTCCGATCTGGAGGCGGTGTCGCCCCCTCCCTGGATGAAGCAGAGGATCATGGCCAGGGTGCGGGAAGAGGCGCAACCGGAGAAGGGTTTCTTCCGCAGACTCTTCTCGCCCCATTTTCTCAAGATTCCTCTTTCGACTGCGGCACTCCTGCTCATCTCGGTCCTCGCCTTCTATGTTTACCGTGGTCAGGAGCCGGAATTGCACAAGGAAGGGATCCATATCGCCCTGTCTCCTCCGGTTGCGGAACAGCGCATCGAAAAGCAGGGGCCGTCCCGGACAGCCCCTGTCCCGCTTTCATCGTCGCCCAATACTTCCTCCCGCCCCGTCCTTCTCCGGGAAATCCCGTCCTCCGGGAAAAGCGTCCCTGGAGCAGCATCTCCACCGGCCAGTGCACAACCGGCGGATCAGGCCATTTCGGCCCAGGAAAGAGATCTTTCTTCCGGAGCGGAGGGGATTGGGACTATGGAAAAAGGGAAGCGCGCCCTCGGGAACGCAGATTCGTCAAGGCCACAGGAGGCGATTCCGGCCAAGGCTCCCTTCCCCGTACCAGGGAGAAACGGTGCCGCAGCCTTCCGAGAAGAGGAAAAGGCCCCGGAACGCGCCGCCCCACAACCCCCGCCCTCCGTCACTCGCACTTTTCGGATGGCTGAACGAACTGCCGGATCGAAAGAACGGAAAGCGGAATCCGTTGCTACAAAGGCCCAGGATCAGGAGAGCTGCCGCAATTTGCAGGCTTCGGCGATCGTGAACCTTCTGCTTGAGTTTGACGCCGTCAAGATCAACTACCAGACTTCCGAAGGCAGCGAAATTCTGACCGCGGAATTGCCGTCCCGACAGGTCCGTCCCCTTCTGCAGAAGTTGGAGGCTCGCGGCATAGCGGGGAAGAACGTTTCGGTCAGCGGGGCCGAAACCGAACAGGAGATGCGGAAAATCCGGATCGAAATTCCCGGACAGCCCTGA